The Fusarium falciforme chromosome 8, complete sequence region GCATAGAAGCCGACATACCTCCCAGATCATGTGCCTTGAGGCGTGCACTGCAGGTAGCGTAGCGTAGGCGGGCCTGCCTTGGAGATCACGAGTTTCTCGTCTCACGTGTTTGGCGTGATCGACCTCGTGATATCGCGCGAGTCCCAGTTGATAAGTCGAGAGGGTTCGCGTCGTCAACTCCTCTTTGGGGGGAAACCAAACTCCAACGGAAATAAATGAATAAGAGGGTAAGAAAAAGGGGAGGGAAGGTCTCGATACGCGCTCGGAGAATACCCGCGGGGTCTTTTTATGTTTTAACCAGGGGGgaagaggacaaggagattgaAATCTCGCCCAGAGGGCGCTTCTTTTGCTGGCGCGAACGAGGTCgcgggctgggctgggctggctggtACTGCTGGGCGAACGAGTCGGGTCACGCggcggaggaagagggtgaaCACGTGCAAGTGGGTGAGGCTGGTAAGATAAATAATGCGGGTGAGGTGAGAGGTGGCCTGGCAAGATGATGCCTGAGGCAGAGAACCAAGGGAGGGCGCGGCCAATGAGAGGAGCGGGCGTGCCACATATGGCCGAAATGGGGTGGTTGCCTTTGCGGAAAGGCGCACTGAGTGTGGGAAAGAGCCAGGGAACGAGAAGGCAACAGCTGAGAAAACAGATCAACGCGATGAAAAGGTGATGACATTTGCTTGATGACCTCGTCTTCAAGTCAATATAGATGTGATTCTCTCCCTTCGCTGCTGGCTACTTGTTCCCCCTCGATCCCCGTGTACATCCCCAGCAAGCACGATACATGTCCATGTACTTACTCGCCTGGCCCACGCAACGCAACAAGCCTCGACGGCCCGAGGCATTCACTGCCTCAATAGCTGGAGCCAACACGCAAACCTGCCTGCTCTCTTGGACCCCTCAACAAGGGTCTCTACACCCAAAAGAGAACCAACAACCATGCTCGCCCCCATCAAGTGACTTGGGTTGACGCGGGTAACTGCACTGTAACTTGACGTACCTAAGTACTTTCAAGGACCGCTGCACCAAGCCCGTCCGCCGCGCTTCAAATGAAATCCTCCTTTTACACTTTCCggttcctcttcctcatgtCAAGCCTTCCCGCCCAGATTCCCAAATGCGGGAAGAGGAATCGCACGGGCCAATAGGGATCGATCGTCGTACGTCTTCCCATCACCACACCATCTGGAGGGGGAGAGGGGGAAGGGACCCGGCGAGAATGAGGAGCCCAGCCTAGCAATCAATCACCTGATCCATCCGGCAAACATCACTTGACGCCAACGAGGTGAAACAGATTGCGTCCTAAAGATAACCGGGCCCTCTGCTCATCTGACACGGGATCTCATCGTGAATCATGGCTCAGGCCGTGGCCCAAGATGGACTCTGCTGTCTCAGGATCGATTCCCGGTATGGGGGCTTTTTGGTTATGGGCAAGACGGCTCAAGCCTCAGCACCCAAGGCTGGGTGTCACAGCGGGATCCCGGCGACTGAGGAGTCACAGCAAGTTGCTGATGGAGTGACATGGCGTAGGTAGCGTAGTAAGCCAGCTGTTGCTATCCAGAAGATCCATCCATGGGAACTTGAATAAGCCCATGTCAGTCTCCGCTGCGGCATGCACCCGGCCGATGTTGGGAACTGCGGGAGCCTTTCGGTACAAGTACATGAGCGGCAAAAAGTGTATTTACAAATACATTGATGCCAAATAGTTCGTTCGGGAGCTTTCAGATCATGGAGATGTTGGGTGAGTTGCTCATGTACTTATCCATGCGTACATTGGCGAAAGTAGCTGGTCGCACCAATTCCCAAGACGCTGGACTCGACAACTCCTCACTTTGTGCATCCGAGGGCAATGTTACTCTAGAAACCACGTTCCTAGACAAATGCAAAGAAGATCCATGCCAATCTCTGTCCAGCTCCTGGGGAGAAGTTGATTTCGCCATTCATAGGCGATCTGCTCTCTCACCTACAGTGAAGTGCATGATTATTCCCACTGGACGCGGTACGTACCTGGAACTGGAGCTCCCCCGGACCGCCCACTAAGAAACCCACCTCGCGATAACGTCAATGGAGCGATTCCTATCATCGGAGCCACTGTGATCCTGACCTCATCTTCGACATCTGCCTCTTGCTTCCATGGCATCCCatgtctttttcttcttttttagcAACGCctatcttcttcctctgtaGCACATCTTCACAATGGGCGACCACGAACTCTCCGCTATAAAACATAACGAGCATCTCCTTCTCGTACGTCCGCCCTCTCGCCATCCAGCATCACCGCCCTGTCCTTCCATCTTCCAGCTCTAACGCTCATGATACTAGGACCAACCGCTACTCCGGCTTCCCTCCGAGCTTCTCCGAAAGAACTTTCGCGCCGCACACTTCACCATCGAGAAGGATACCTCGGCCCTCAAGACGCTGCTCAAGGACTCGGCCACGGCCGCCGTCTCCGGTCGCGCGTCCCAGCAAGATGTCCTACGAAACATCGACGCCATGATCTCCCGCATGCGCGGCGTGAAGCGCAAGCTCTCTGCCAACGCTGCAGAAGAGTCCCGCCTACACACCCAGGCCGCCGCCCGCATCTCCCACCTCGACGAGCTCTACGCCCTCGACTCGGTGGAGGATGTCAAGTACGAGGCCTGGAGCAGGAAGAGGCTGGACCGCCTGCTGGCCGACTATCTGCTGCGCCATGGATATAACGAGAGTGCAAAGGAACTGGCGCAACAGCGTGGGATTGAGAATCTCGTTGATGTCGATACCTTTGTTGCCGCAAGCCGGATTCGTGATGCCCTCTTGAAGGGAAGCGTCACCGAGGCTCTGGCATGGTGCACAGATAACAAAAAAGAGCTGCGGAAGATGGAGGTGCGTCTTCATTACTTGATGTTATTCATGGTCAAGCTAACATTTTCCTAGAGCAAACTCGAGTTCATGCTTCGCTTCCAACAGTACATCGAGCTTGTCCGCTCCCAGTCCCCAAACAAGCTTGCCGAAGCCATCGCCCACGCAAAGAAACACCTAACTCCATACCGTGGAACCTTCCCTCGCGAAGTACAGCAAGCGGGTGGTCTGCTCGCTATCCCACCAAACTCGCCCGCCTCTGCCGCATACGAAGATCTTTACAAGCCCTCTCGCTGGACAGACCTCGCCAACCTCTTCACAACCACGCATAACCAGCTGCTTGCGCTGCCCGCCGTCCCGCTCCTTCATGTTGCCCTCTCATCTGGCCTATCCGCCTTGAAGACCCCTGCGTGTCATGCTCACTCTCCTGCACCCTCATCGCATACCACGCCATCCTCTCATACCCCCGCTCCCTCTGaagcagccgccgccgctgcttcAACGCTCGGCCATGGGGTCTGTCCCATCTGCTCCACGGAGCTCAACGAGCTCGCACGCAACGTGCCATACGCACATCACACGCAGAGTCATGTCGAACATGACCTCCGGCTGCTCCCCAATGGCAGCGTCTACGGCAGAGATCGTCTGGAGatgcaggccaagaaggcgggTCTACCTGCGGACCAAGTCAAGGACTTGCGGACAGGCGAGACCTATCCTCTTGACGCCTTGAAGAAGGTGTACATCACTTGAGTGTGGGCTTATTTGAGATTTTGTCCATGGGACAGGGCGTTGTATTGCATACATCTTTGGGTTTGGCGTTTAAGGAGACAACATATGTATTATACACACAACCGTAGCGAAACTGAAGCTTTTTGCACTGCCTACAAGATGCTGTGGCAGTATGTTCCTGCGAATCACCAGCTCATATCATGGCTCACAAGTCTGGACACGAGGTTTACAAGAACAATCAATACCTACGCTGGTCGAGATACTCAAACAGAGCCATGTTCCAATGGACGAAACACCCCCTATTGACCGTACAATACAGGATACAGCAGTGGcgccaacgccatcaagaCCACGGAACCAGCATATCAACCCTCCCATCCGTACCTTTTTCCGTGCTCCCTAGAGAAAACCCAACCTCGACATCCTATGCCCAGAAACAAAGAAAAACCCAAGAGCCCTGTAGTGACAGGAGAACTGGATGAAGGGTGTGGATGCCATCGAGGCAATATATTATGAGTGATAAGCAACAGCATGTTAAAATTCCCGTTGGCATCGCTCCGTCTCATCGTGCGCTTCCTTCTGCAAGGTATAGATTGCGATAAGCCAGTGATTATAGGAGGAAGGGTGTGGGTTGGTGAGACGAGTATAAGCAACGAAGGGGCATAATACAAAAGACGGAGCAGCTTTGAGAATATTAACATATTTCCTAGCCTGGGGAGAGGCTCCCGCAAGCGTCTATCCCTCATCGGTTTCCGCCAAACGCAAAGCTGCCAAACACACCACCGCCACCGCCAGGGGTCATAGGCCCcgtgttggtgatgccgttggtgttgtggcCCTGGGGCCCAGGAGTAGTAGCAAGCCCAGCACTTGTAGTGTTGGGCGTGCTTGGCCCTCCGGTCTGACCGTTGCCATTATTCGCACCATCGTTGCCAGCGTTCTGCTGGTTCATCATAGACATGACAACGCTTGAGTCCGGGAAGCCCAGTCCCCAGACCTTGCCGACGTGTTCATCCGGAATCTCGCTACTAAAGATCTTGTCGCGCATCTGGAAAAAGACCTTGCCGGTGAGGAGGGAGTCAGAGCCTGCCTGGTGTGCCGAGCCAATGCGCTTAATCTTGAGGGTTTCGGCAATGTTCTCGAGGCCGGACTTGTGCTCAAACTTTTGCAGGATCTCAGCACTACTGGGGTCGCTTGGTGTGAGGAGTCCAGAGTTGTGTAGCTTGATGGCATACTTCATGAGATGCTTCACGTCATATGTTGTCGGGAAGTAGAGCTTCATCTTGGTATCGAAATCGACCTCGTCGTTGGGCAAAGGCGTGCAGATAAGAAGCTTGGTGAGGTAGCCAAAATCGTAACCGCCGTGGAAAGAGATCCATCGCACATTGTCGAAGCACACCAGACCAGAGGGGATAAGGAGGGAGGCAAATTCGTGGGGATCGATGCCGTCGCGTTCAAGCAAGCTAAAGTCGATACCCGCCTGTTGGAGTGATTCGATCGACTTCTCGTTATACATGTCATCCTTAAGGGAAAACTTGAAGTTGAACTGCCAAGAGCAGGGGAAGGGGGCGTTGCTTGCTGCTCTTCGAGCAGCCAAGCCGAAATCGGAGTCGTTTGTTGATGGTCGTGCCGGTGGGGTTTCGCCGTCCTCGTTGAAGAAGGTGAGGCCTATTTGGATAACCTTGAGCATATCGACGTTGGTTCGCAGACATTGGTAGTGGTAGTCGCTCTTCCCCCGGAACCCTCCCATGGGTCTTGCGACAACACCGGGGAATTCGGTATCCTTTGGAGATTGTTAGCAAGTTCCCGTAGATGTCGCCAACTACCTGAGCCTCACCATCGCAATGTAGGGGTATTTGTCCACCAGTTCTCTCAACACAGCCATCTCCTCATGTAGGTTATGTTTCCACACCTCTCGTATCCTGCCCTTGTTAGGGTGCGACCTGATCCCTGGGTGCTCCATCAAGACGTTCTGGTGAACCTGCCCTCCATGCTGCGGCTGTTGTAGGCCAGCTGGGCCGTGGAAGCCCATCCTTGCGCTTTGGCTTCCGAACCCTGTGTCGGCAAACCCTTGGCCGTTCAGGCCAGCCGTAAAGGCATTGTTGTTGGCAGCAGAGAAAGGTCCGAGCTGCGCATTGGCGTTCAGGTACTGGTTGGCGCCCAGGTGGCCGCCCTGTGGTTGACCATGTGAAGGGAAACCACCCTGATGATAGGGCGCTGCACCGGCGGGCCCGCCGCTGAAGCCCCGGAGTTGCGGCGGCGGCATGGGAGCACGAATTGGGCTTCTCGGGTTGAAAGGAGCGGGTCGGTTATTGGTATTGTGCGCCTCTGGGAAGAAAGGACGGGCGAGATCGTTTGGTCGTTGCGGGCGAAAGGCTCCTACCGACGGGTTAAGGGCTGCTTGCGGTTGCAGACGCGACGACTGGCCGTTGCGAGCAGACTGGTGCGGCGAAAAATGTCCTGCCGCTGGGTTAAGTCCTTGGAGTTGAGGCTGCGGCCCTGCTCTCGGCGGTGGTCCAAAtcctggtggtggttgtctCCACGATAGCGGTTGAGATGTTGCAGGTGTCGGCGGTCCCTGACCTTGGGATTGATCCtaaccttgcccttgcaaCGGTTTCTAACGCGACGACTTCCTGGGATACGTGTTACCTCGACGGCCGCGATCGCTGAACATTGAGGTGACAAAGGTGGATCGGACGATCTGTGCGATACCGGCACAAGCCAGATCGAGGCCTTGCGACGGGGGCGGACGGCGTCAAGCGGTGCGGGAGCGGCGTGGGCGGCTGATCGATCTCAAGTCCACGTCGGATGGTGGAGAGTGGGTGGAGGGAAAGTGACGATAGATATACGCGCGGGGTTTGCTGTTCGGCGTCTGACGACAGATATCCCGAATATGTTTTTTGGTGGATTTTTGGTTGGATTTTTCTGTGAATAGTAGATACGTTGGTCGAGAGAGGGGGGATTAACGGGTGAAGCAATGgaccgatgatgatgatatgCTCTGTTCTGCCCCAACAGCACGAGACTCTTTCGAGGGCACAGCACAGAGGTCGATAGGTAGGTGAGGAGACTGGAAGCGAGCCCAGAGCGTGGTCCGTGCACGGGCCATCGGAAGGATCGGGGCACTTTGTTCCGATCCGGAGCCTGGACCTGCCCGGGTCTCTGGAGGAAAGAGCCCCAGTTGCAGTTGACGGGCAGCCCATCACTCTAGCCCGTAAGGACGAATTGGCTCGCTCTCCATTCGCCCATCATTTGCCTGTCGTCAGATTCAACTTGCACCCCCAGAATCTCTCTCCCCCAGCCCACGATGCTTGCCACGAGGTACGACGCGCACGCCACCCTATCAATTGGCCTCGTCAATTGACATGATTCAACTGGAATATCTGACCGTCCGCTGTGCAGAGTGCTACGAGCCGCCTCGCGCGGGCCCAAGCCCAACATCACCGGCTTCAACATGCGGGCCTTCCAAGAATCCACCGGCCAACCTCGATACGACCCCTGGGAGCGCAAGTCAGTGCCCCCTAGACCTCCTATGTGGCCATGGAGATCTCAGTACTGACTATTCCCTCTCCTACAGCGAAGCTTGGCGATACCAGGGCAGCTACACCCGCTGGAACCGCTTCAAGAACGGCTTCCCCGGCCTCGGTATCGCGACCGTCGCCTTCATTGCCTACTGCGGATACGAGCATTtcttcctcgaggacgagCACCACCACGGCGAGGAGCACCACTAGAGCGGGCGTGTACGGGACACCAAGAGGGGGCAAAGATGGCATGCATGCATCGCGAGGGATGTTAGAGGTTTTGTACATATATCTCGTCCAGCGAGAAGAGTGTTCGATCAGACGCCGGAACCAGGGAATGAAAAGAAATCTTGATCCAATCCATACCGCACGCGAGTTGGTTATACTtgtcggaggaggaggatctcaTGGGCATGCCGAGGTATTGACGCATCCACATAGCGTTGACACACAGCAACTACGCAACACCTATGGCAAACCGAGTCTTGTGAAACGTATGGCCTCTACGCCAGGAGGAAAGGTCAATTCGTCACCTCCCCGCTTGAGGTTTCTCACTCAGTTCTCAGCCAGTCGTTCACTTGTTCATTTCACCAAGACAGACCAAGGCATTCAGTTGCTCCAAGCTCAGACACCAAGATAGTGTCAATGTATCCAGATTGTCTTTGCATCTAGCAGGATAAGTAATGGTAGAGGTATCATGAGAGACTGACCCGTCTCTATGCTATAACGAGAGTAAAAATGGTCCTCCAACCTGTGCAGAATGGTATCAAATGCCCTGAAACGCCGCCGTGTACCCAATCCGGCTTTGTTCTTTAGCCCCTCAGAAACACCAATaaacaaaagaaataaaaaggttcGTTTCACAATCACCGCCATGACATGATGCATTTTGAACGCCATGTTACCGTGTGACAACGCCATTGAGCACCCGTCAAGGGTCTCATCTCAGGTTACAGTGGTTTGACAGCAGCTCAGGGGCTGGCATCACAACACCAAGCCATTGACGACATCTAGTGCGCCCTCAACAGCTGTCTCAAGCTCTTCAACTCTTTGCTTGAGCCCCTTGTTTTCATCCTTGAGAAGATTGACTGTATCCCAAGCAATACTGGCCTCCTGCCCTTGGCAATTACGGCAGGTCTCAAGGGTTGTATTTCTGGGCGCTTCACTGGTGATCCCCTTGAAGAGCTTCTGAATAGGGTTCATCTGAGCGCTGCTGTTGCGGTTGGCCCGTGGAGGCTCAATAATGACTGGCTTATACTGAATTGTGGGGGTCGTGACCGGGCTGATGTCTGCTGACATGATGCTGGTAGAGATGGTCGGGCTCCGGGATCGAGAAAAGACGCTCGCTTCGTCCACGCTACCGTCGTCAGAAGAGGTCGAAGTGCTCTTTCGCCAGCGTCTTTGACGATCCTCGTCGATACCCAGGTCCTCGGAAATGGTGGAAGCTCCAGAGGGTGCCAACTCTTTTTCGCGATTTGCCTCAGCTTCAAGATCTGCGCGGTCCTTTTGGTCAGCAAGCTGGTTGAGCAGATACTCGATGAAAGCATCGCGCTCTGCAGCTTGCCGGGCCTGGTCATcaagcttcttctcaagctgTCGAATCTTTTCCCCGGCGTCGTTAATGGTGGATGCTTCCGTCTCACGCtcagccttgagctcctggaCTTCGGTTGTGCGTTGTTGATAGGCCACCTGGAACTTGCTCAACAGTCCGGTGGCATTCATCTGAAGGTTCTTAAATGAGGATGGCGAAAATGTGCTTCCTTCGACAGGAGCTCCATTGGGAAAGAGTCCCTTTTCAATGTCGAGATTCATCAGCTCGTCGCCGTAGGTGGGAGAGGTAGGAGTAGAAGGAGTGGATATGGAGCCAAAGATGTTGAATCGAGACAGCGCAGCTGCGGCCGCAATCTTGGACGCCGATGAGCCACTGCGTGGTCGAGCTTCGGGAACCGCTGGGGTCGATGAGGATGCTGATGCGTTGGGAGCAGGAACAGTGGCGCGAGAGAACCAAGAGGGAAATCGATTTCGAGGAGCTTCCTCTACAACAGCAGGCAGACTGGTCCTGGACCTGGGGGTAGTGGTCCTCTTATCACCGGTGAAAGCCATGTCGAAGAATTGGGGCCGAACGTGCCCGGCGGGAGGGCTCTGGAACTGTGATTCAGGCGCGAGGTCGATGTCGTTGGAGAAGGTCACGGAGTGACGCAAAGGAGAGTGAAGCCTCGGGGAGGTAGGTTCTACATGGAGTCCGGGATCGGGTCTTCGGACAGAGCTAAGGGGATGATGGGCGGCCACAGGAGgagcgagaggaggagagggtagaggaggagagggcagAGGAGCAGGTAGCGACGTTGAAGGCGTTGGAGGTGCTGAAAACGTTGAAGGCGTTGGTAGAGGCGCTGATGACGAACACTCGGAAACGGCAGTGGAGAGACGGCGAGGTATTGTTTCCGTTAGGTGCGTGTTGACGGGTTTGGATGTCAGAGCAAGACGTCTCCTCGCGGTCGAGGCACGGACTTTGGAGACAGGAGTTGCAGGGGCGTTCGGGGGATTCGGGGCATCTGACTGAGAACGGCAATCGACAGGAAGTTCGCCCTGGTCGAGGCAGACTTGATCGTTGAGCCCCTGGAGCCCATCCGGAGGTAGCATGATGTGCTAAGGTTTCGGCTCCAAGGGGGGTTTCACGGAATAGCGTGTAGGGAGATTTGACGGGAGCAGGGGTCCAGCGAAACGGAGCTGGTGAGACAGGCGTAGAAGTGACGCTAGCAGCGATGGCAGCTGTTTTGGGGTGATTACTTGTGGGTTCTTGTCGATTGTTTCGTGTAGAAAAGGCGGAGAGACAGGCAGCGAGACAGACGCAACTGGCGAGAGAGACGAGGAGGTTGGCGATGGACGAGGGAGAGCAGGATTTGGTGGAGAGGACCCTAGATAAGTATGGCAGGTATTGGAGGTAGGTAAACACAGCCGGCGTCGAGTGTCTCTGCGCGTGGCCAAGTCCGGTTGGGCAAGCGAGCAAAACTAGGTGCAGCACAGTAGACAGAGCCAACTACAGGCGCAGCAGCTCTCAAGCGGATGGACGGGTATGGGTTTGATGGGCCCGGGGAGGGGTCCTTTTGGCCTGTAGGTGCAAGGTAGTGTTGTAGTGGTCTTGGTGGCGACGATGGACGTACACATCAGGCAATTCCTACAGCCACCGGCAGGATAGCTCCCACGAGGACGAGCCATTCGAGAGAATCCATATACAATGCACATACCTGCGATGCCGTCTATCACCTTGAATCGAGGCCTTTTCCGGAAAAGACGCGGGCAAAATGTCGTCTCGAATTGTCTCACAACTAAGCTACCTACCAAAGCCAGCCAAGCTTGGGTACGCCAAGGGTGCAGATCCCTGGCCGCTGAGGAATGTCGACGCGCGCTACTCCATGGATGTTTCTGTCTGTCTCTCGGGCCTCAGCTGGCGCTGGGGCCGGCGGACCGTAGGCGGACATCGCCCTAGAAGTCATTCATTGATTTCTTCATTCCCTGGAAGAAGCAATAGTCGCTGCATCAAAGCACAGCACAGCGCAGCAACTATTGGCGCTCGAATCAATAATATCGTATCCCTTTGCTGGGTCCCTGAAATTGAaattcatctcatcaaaATAAGCAATACGGGAGGATCAACAATGCACAACTGACTTAATTCATGCAGAATTACACAGCGTGTGCATGCTTACTCGTTCCTTTTGCTGGACTGGACCCTCCTCTTTCTTCACTCTCGCGTGGTCGAACTCAACATCCCCCTGTACCACGGGAACCTGCAGCCGATGCATCTTCCGGGAAGGATTTGGTCAACGTCAACTGAGTTTCAGGC contains the following coding sequences:
- a CDS encoding Poly(A)-specific ribonuclease, encoding MPPPQLRGFSGGPAGAAPYHQGGFPSHGQPQGGHLGANQYLNANAQLGPFSAANNNAFTAGLNGQGFADTGFGSQSARMGFHGPAGLQQPQHGGQVHQNVLMEHPGIRSHPNKGRIREVWKHNLHEEMAVLRELVDKYPYIAMDTEFPGVVARPMGGFRGKSDYHYQCLRTNVDMLKVIQIGLTFFNEDGETPPARPSTNDSDFGLAARRAASNAPFPCSWQFNFKFSLKDDMYNEKSIESLQQAGIDFSLLERDGIDPHEFASLLIPSGLVCFDNVRWISFHGGYDFGYLTKLLICTPLPNDEVDFDTKMKLYFPTTYDVKHLMKYAIKLHNSGLLTPSDPSSAEILQKFEHKSGLENIAETLKIKRIGSAHQAGSDSLLTGKVFFQMRDKIFSSEIPDEHVGKVWGLGFPDSSVVMSMMNQQNAGNDGANNGNGQTGGPSTPNTTSAGLATTPGPQGHNTNGITNTGPMTPGGGGGVFGSFAFGGNR